The proteins below are encoded in one region of Micromonospora pisi:
- a CDS encoding response regulator transcription factor, with translation MARVLVVEDEESFSDALSYMLRKEGFEVSVAPTGLSALTEFDRTGADIVLLDLMLPEMSGTEVCRELRQRSHVPIIMVTARDSEIDKVVGLEIGADDYVTKPYSPRELVARIRAVLRRKSSETVDLAAPTLAAGPVRMDIERHVVTVDGVAVQLPLKEFELLELLLRNAGRVLTRGQLIDRVWGADYVGDTKTLDVHVKRLRSKVEPEPSTPRYIVTVRGLGYKFEP, from the coding sequence TTGGCCCGCGTTCTCGTGGTCGAGGATGAGGAGTCGTTCTCCGACGCCCTCTCCTACATGCTGCGCAAAGAGGGTTTCGAGGTCTCGGTCGCACCGACCGGGCTCTCGGCGCTCACCGAATTCGACCGCACCGGCGCGGATATTGTCCTCCTTGACCTGATGCTGCCCGAGATGTCCGGTACCGAGGTCTGCCGCGAACTGCGTCAGCGCTCGCACGTACCGATCATCATGGTGACCGCTCGGGACAGTGAGATCGACAAGGTGGTCGGCCTGGAGATCGGGGCCGACGACTACGTGACCAAGCCGTACTCGCCGCGTGAGCTCGTCGCCCGGATCCGGGCGGTGCTGCGGCGCAAGAGCAGCGAGACGGTCGACCTGGCCGCGCCCACCCTGGCCGCCGGGCCGGTCCGGATGGACATCGAGCGGCACGTGGTGACCGTCGACGGTGTCGCGGTGCAGTTGCCGCTCAAGGAGTTCGAGCTGCTGGAACTGCTGCTGCGTAACGCGGGTCGGGTGCTGACCCGGGGGCAGTTGATCGACCGCGTCTGGGGTGCCGACTACGTCGGTGACACCAAGACCCTCGACGTGCACGTCAAGCGACTGCGTTCCAAGGTCGAGCCGGAGCCCTCCACGCCCCGCTACATCGTCACCGTGCGCGGTCTCGGCTACAAGTTCGAGCCGTAG